Proteins from a single region of Argiope bruennichi chromosome 6, qqArgBrue1.1, whole genome shotgun sequence:
- the LOC129971974 gene encoding uncharacterized protein LOC129971974: MKLPKLNDLEIPRCVREDFAEDSRFSIHVFCDASQSAYATCIFLRAESADSTSCQLIQARNRVAPLKKISITRLELLSCTIGARLAKATISELGLENIPIFYWSDSMNALHWIKRNEN, from the coding sequence ATGAAGTTACCGAAATTGAATGATCTTGAAATACCAAGATGTGTACGTGAGGACTTTGCAGAAGATTCCAGATTTTCCATCCATGTTTTTTGTGACGCAAGTCAGAGTGCCTACGCTACATGTATCTTCTTGAGAGCTGAATCTGCTGATAGCACGTCGTGCCAGTTAATACAAGCTAGAAATAGAGTTGCTCCTTTGAAAAAGATCTCTATTACACGCCTAGAACTTTTGTCCTGCACTATTGGAGCTAGATTGGCAAAAGCAACCATATCCGAACTTGGACTTGAGAACATACCAATCTTCTACTGGTCTGACTCTATGAATGCTTTGCATTGGatcaaaagaaatgagaattga
- the LOC129971973 gene encoding uncharacterized protein LOC129971973, whose protein sequence is MLKSILRKILGKASLQFEELYTVLCFAEGIINSRPLTYLSEDNEDLIALTPAMFLQDVKEIGVPDIDQIDAKRMNKRFFYRQKLCQDLRKRFRIEYLGHLREFSKIRNESKIKEGDIVLIGDSNVKRINWPLGRVIKLYLGKDKKVRLVEVQTKSGSLLRPIQRRFPLEVSQSEKSAIPCLPKSDSPSTTMIPDGTPTSSDSHAVPDVRQPGRSRYGRLLKPNVLLDSFV, encoded by the coding sequence ATGTTGAAatctatcttaagaaaaattcttggaaagGCCTCCTTACAATTTGAAGAACTGTACACTGTACTATGTTTTGCTGAGGGCATTATAAATTCAAGACCTTTGACATACTTAAGTGAAGACAATGAGGACCTTATAGCATTAACACCTGCTATGTTTTtgcaagatgtaaaagaaataggaGTTCCAGATATAGATCAAATAGATGCtaagagaatgaataaaagattcttcTACAGGCAAAAATTATGTCAAGATCTCAGAAAGCGTTTCAGAATCGAATATCTTGGACATCTTAGAGAATTTTCAAAGATTcgtaatgaatctaaaattaaagaaggagacATTGTTCTCATCGGTGATAGTAACGTCAAGCGAATAAATTGGCCTTTGGGAAGAGTCATCAAATTATATCTTGGAAAAGACAAGAAAGTTCGTCTCGTGGAAGTCCAGACCAAATCTGGGTCTTTACTACGTCCAATCCAGAGACGTTTTCCTCTTGAGGTCAGCCAAAGTGAAAAATCTGCTATCCCATGTCTCCCAAAGAGTGATTCTCCGTCCACAACGATGATTCCTGATGGCACACCTACCTCTAGTGACTCTCATGCTGTTCCAGATGTGAGACAACCAGGAAGATCCCGTTATGGCCGgcttttaaagcccaatgttCTCCTGGACTCATTTGTTTGA